From the Variovorax paradoxus genome, the window GGCCGACGCGAAGGTCGAGCGCTGGGCGCTGCCCACCGAGCCCGGCTGCATGGCGCCCGCGCGCAGCGGCGGCTACGTGATCGCGCTGCGCGACGGCATCTACCGCGCCCGCGCATGGGGCGGCGAGCTGGTGGCCATGGCGCGCGTCGAGCACGACGTGCGCACCATGCGCTTCAACGACGGCAAGTGCGACGCGCTCGGCCGCTTCTGGGGCGGCTCGCTCAACGAGGCGAAGGACAGCGCCAACGCCGCGCTCTACTGCCTCGACGCGCGCCCCGGCACCGGCATCTCGCCCACCATCACGCAGATGGCCAACGAATCGACCACCGCCAACGGCCTGGCGTTCTCGCCGGACGCCCGCACGCTCTACTGGGCCGACACCGCCGCGCACGTGGTGTGCGCCTGGGACTGGGACGCCGAAGGCAACTCGCTCTCTCGCGCCCGCGTGTTCCACCAGTTCGACGCCAAGCCCGCGGGCTGGACAACCGACGCGCCGCAGGGCTACCAGGGCCGCCCCGACGGCGCCACCATCGACGCGCAGGGCCACTACTGGGTGGCGATGTTCGAGGGCGCGCAGCTGCTGCGCTTCGCGCCTTCGGGCGAGATCGTGGCATCGGTGCCGGTTCCCGTGCAGTGCCCGACCATGCCGTGCTTCGGCGGCGACGACCTGCGGACGCTGTTCGTCACCAGCGCGCGCAAGGGCCGGCCCGTGGCGGAGGTCGAGCGGCTGCCCGCGTCGGGCATGGTCGTGTCCACGCGCGTCGATACGCCCGGCCTGCCGGTCAGCTTCTTCGAGGACTGAGCGCCCGCCGCCGCGCATGGCCTTGCAGCACATCCCGCCGATCCAGTGCCTGCTGACCTTCGAGGCCGTGGCGCGGCTGCGGCATGCGGGCCGCGCGGCCGACGAGCTCTGCGTGACGCCCAGCGCGGTGAGCCACCGCATCCGGCAGCTCGAGTCGCACGTGGGCTTCAAGCTGTTCGGGCGCAGCGACTTCAGCCTCACCGCCGACGGCGCCGCGTACCTCGCCAACGTGCGTACCGGGCTCGCGGCGCTGCAGGCCACGCCGATCGGCGGCAGCGCGGCGCAGCGCGCCACGCGGCTGCGCATCGCGGTCACGCCCACCTTCAGCCGCCAGTTCCTCATGCCGCGGCTCGAGCTGTTCCGCAACATCTACCCCGACATCGAGCTGGTGCTGCAGGTGTCGATCCCGCTGCTCGACGTGACCGCCGAGCAGGCCGACCTGGAGGTGCGCTACGGCCCCGGCGGCTACGCCGACTGCGAGCACCGCCTCGTGCTCGAGGAGCAGGTGGTGCCCGCCTGCAGCCCGAGCTACCTCAACGAGTTCGGCCCGTTCACAGGCTTCCGCAGCGCGGCGGAGATCGCCAGCGCACGGCTCATCCGCAGCCCGCTCGAGCCCTGGGGGACGTGGTTCGCGGACTGCGGCCTCGACCAGCCCGAACCGCTCATCGGCTCGCAGTTCAACGACCTGGGGCTGGTGTACGACGCCGCA encodes:
- a CDS encoding SMP-30/gluconolactonase/LRE family protein produces the protein MWTTLEDSLCELGESPFWHPEERALYWLDIPGRAVLRTRGDIGSADAKVERWALPTEPGCMAPARSGGYVIALRDGIYRARAWGGELVAMARVEHDVRTMRFNDGKCDALGRFWGGSLNEAKDSANAALYCLDARPGTGISPTITQMANESTTANGLAFSPDARTLYWADTAAHVVCAWDWDAEGNSLSRARVFHQFDAKPAGWTTDAPQGYQGRPDGATIDAQGHYWVAMFEGAQLLRFAPSGEIVASVPVPVQCPTMPCFGGDDLRTLFVTSARKGRPVAEVERLPASGMVVSTRVDTPGLPVSFFED
- a CDS encoding LysR substrate-binding domain-containing protein → MALQHIPPIQCLLTFEAVARLRHAGRAADELCVTPSAVSHRIRQLESHVGFKLFGRSDFSLTADGAAYLANVRTGLAALQATPIGGSAAQRATRLRIAVTPTFSRQFLMPRLELFRNIYPDIELVLQVSIPLLDVTAEQADLEVRYGPGGYADCEHRLVLEEQVVPACSPSYLNEFGPFTGFRSAAEIASARLIRSPLEPWGTWFADCGLDQPEPLIGSQFNDLGLVYDAAASGFGVALVRQKMGAAWFESGRLVALSERAVPSPHRHYICWQPGTLERWECAAFADWLEQSLR